The proteins below come from a single Argentina anserina chromosome 1, drPotAnse1.1, whole genome shotgun sequence genomic window:
- the LOC126785215 gene encoding RING-H2 finger protein ATL8-like: MPRSQRFLTAANTTMKYTAAAPPPEAVALESDFVVILAALLCAVICVVGLLSVARCAWLRRTPGGGRAGGPVSAQASSANKGLKKKVLQQLPKFTYGDGGPAAPPKMGSECAICLGEFAEGDEIRALPQCGHVFHVGCIDTWLGSHSSCPSCRHVLVVARCHKCGNFPAIPEAEPKTQQDHIYHSAPPPPSAAATTTCSSSTDSNSNSNSNSDSNSNAFLP; encoded by the coding sequence ATGCCTCGCTCACAGAGATTCCTCACAGCAGCAAACACAACCATGAAATACACCGccgcggcgccgcctcctgaGGCCGTGGCCTTGGAATCCGACTTCGTCGTCATCTTGGCAGCGCTGTTATGCGCTGTCATATGCGTCGTGGGTTTATTATCCGTGGCGCGCTGCGCATGGTTGCGACGCACACCAGGCGGGGGCCGGGCCGGTGGTCCCGTCTCGGCACAGGCCTCTTCTGCCAACAAAGGGCTGAAGAAGAAGGTCCTCCAGCAGCTACCCAAGTTCACCTACGGCGACGGCGGGCCGGCGGCGCCGCCGAAGATGGGGTCGGAGTGCGCCATATGCCTCGGCGAGTTTGCTGAGGGCGACGAGATTAGAGCTCTGCCGCAGTGCGGCCATGTTTTCCACGTCGGATGCATCGACACGTGGCTCGGGTCTCACTCGTCGTGTCCGTCGTGTCGGCATGTACTGGTGGTGGCCCGGTGTCACAAGTGCGGCAACTTCCCCGCCATTCCTGAAGCTGAGCCCAAAACTCAGCAAGATCATATTTACCATTCTGCCCCTCCGCCGCCCTCCGCCGCCGCAACTACCACTTGTAGTAGCAGCACTGATAGTAATAGTAATAGTAATAGTAACAGTGACAGTAATAGTAATGCTTTCTTACCCTAA
- the LOC126793969 gene encoding uncharacterized protein LOC126793969 — MSAVSSSFVSLQNSKTHFLTGSSSKLVNHCILNVAPSKVTANKKTLVVRADSGKSTAGIFVGGFVLGGIIVGALGCVYAPQISKALAVAGADRKDLMRKLPKFIYDEEKALEKTRKILAEKIAQLNSAIDDVSAQLHADDAPNGVAVSSDEVEASI; from the exons ATGAGTGCTGTTTCCAGCTCCTTCGTTTCACTTCAGAATTCCAAGACCCACTTCTTGACTG GTTCGTCTTCGAAGCTGGTGAACCATTGTATTCTGAATGTTGCGCCCAGTAAGGTTACAGCAAACAAAAAGACTCTTGTTGTGCGAGCAGA TAGTGGGAAAAGTACTGCAGGTATCTTCGTTGGTGGATTTGTGTTGGGGGGCATAATTGTGGGAGCATTAGGCTGCGTCTATGCGCCTCAG ATAAGTAAGGCACTTGCAGTAGCCGGAGCTGATAGAAAAGATTTGATGAGGAAGCTGCCAAAATTCATATATGATGAAGAGAAAGCTCTTGAG AAAACTCGCAAAATACTGGCCGAGAAGATTGCACAGCTGAACTCTGCCATTGATGATGTTTCTGCCCAGCTGCATGCAGATGATGCCCCAAATGGAGTTGCAGTGTCTTCAGATGAAGTTGAAGCTTCCATATGA
- the LOC126783058 gene encoding MLO-like protein 10, protein MSSLCLVLWFGVLLLLLSGVAMAAEETTSTTTTTASRELNQTPTWAVAGVCAVIIIISLVLEKILHKVGTWLSDRHKRGMFEALEKVKAELMILGFISLILTFSQSYIAKICIPVKVANTMLPCSAASTTTEEEEETSRRRLLSTDRRFLATVTTLTCKSGYEPLISINGLHQLHILIFFLAAFHVAYSAITMLLGRLKIRGWKQWEAETSSHSYEFSNDPSRFRLTHETSFVKAHTSYWTRIPFFFYVGCFFRQFFRSVSKSDYLTVRNGFISVHLAPGSKFNFQKYIKRSLEDDFQVVVGVSPVLWASFVIFLLLNVKGWQALFWASTIPVIIILAIGTELQSVLTKMALEISERHAVVQGIPLVQGSDRYFWFGRPHLVLHLIHFALFQNAFQIIYFLWIWYSFGLKSCFHANFKLAIAKVIVGGGVLCVCSYITLPLYALVTQMGSNMKKSIFDEQTSKALKKWHNAVKKKTAGAKSPARTLGGSTVGGGSTSVTTVHSSGPTLHRFKTTGHSTRSSTFGDHEISDNEIDPLSPGSSTNLIVRVDQVEQQTEITEPHHEEQTTIEMDEFAFTKPDLAK, encoded by the exons ATGTCGTCTTTATGTTTGGTTCTGTGGTTCGgggtgttgttgttgttgttgtcggGTGTGGCTATGGCGGCAGAGGAGACGACTAGTACTACTACTACGACGGCGTCGAGGGAGCTGAACCAGACGCCTACTTGGGCCGTGGCCGGAGTTTGTGCTGTTATCATTATCATTTCTCTGGTTTTGGAGAAGATTCTACACAAAGTCGGAACG TGGCTTTCCGATAGGCACAAAAGAGGTATGTTTGAAGCTCTGGAGAAGGTTAAAGCAG AGCTGATGATTCTGGGTTTTATTTCACTAATCCTGACCTTCAGTCAAAGCTACATTGCCAAAATCTGTATACCGGTAAAGGTTGCAAACACTATGCTGCCATGTAGTGCAGCTTCAACTACTacggaagaggaagaagaaacaagTCGCCGAAGACTCTTATCGACTGATCGCCGATTTTTAGCCACTGTAACTACCTTGACATGCAAGAGT GGTTATGAGCCACTTATCTCCATTAATGGACTGCACCAATTGCACATTCTCATATTCTTCTTGGCTGCCTTTCATGTAGCATACAGTGCAATCACAATGCTCCTTGGGAGGCTAAAG ATCCGAGGATGGAAGCAATGGGAGGCTGAGACTTCATCACATAGCTATGAGTTTTCAAATG ATCCTTCAAGATTTAGGCTTACTCATGAGACATCATTTGTGAAAGCACATACCAGTTACTGGACTAGGATTCCATTCTTCTTTTATGTT GGATGCTTCTTTCGACAATTTTTTAGGTCTGTTAGTAAATCTGACTACTTGACAGTGCGCAATGGATTCATTTCT GTCCATTTAGCCCCTGGAAGTAAATTTAACTTCCAAAAGTATATCAAGAGATCACTAGAGGATGACTTCCAGGTCGTTGTCGGAGTCAG TCCCGTACTATGGGCATCTTTTGTGATATTTTTACTTCTTAATGTTAAAG GATGGCAAGCACTATTTTGGGCATCCACAATCCCTGTCATT ATAATCTTAGCCATTGGAACAGAACTTCAATCCGTTCTAACCAAGATGGCACTAGAAATATCAGAAAGACATGCAGTGGTTCAAGGGATTCCCCTTGTACAAGGCTCTGATAGGTACTTTTGGTTTGGTCGACCGCACTTGGTTCTTCATCTCATCCATTTTGCGTTGTTTCAG AATGCGTtccaaattatatatttcttaTGGATTTGG TATTCATTTGGGTTGAAATCTTGCTTCCATGCCAATTTCAAGCTTGCAATTGCAAAAGTGATTGTAGG GGGTGGAGTTCTATGTGTATGCAGCTACATAACACTGCCACTATATGCGCTTGTAACTCAG ATGGGTTCAAACATGAAAAAGTCCATCTTTGACGAACAAACATCCAAGGCCCTCAAGAAGTGGCACAATGCTGTGAAAAAGAAGACCGCCGGAGCCAAGTCTCCTGCTCGAACCCTGGGTGGAAGCACCGTTGGTGGTGGAAGCACATCTGTTACAACCGTGCACTCCTCTGGACCTACATTGCATCGTTTCAAAACAACCGGTCACTCAACTCGCTCATCCACATTCGGAGATCACGAGATATCAGATAATGAAATCGATCCCTTGTCACCTGGATCATCAACAAACTTGATAGTAAGAGTGGATCAAGTAGAGCAACAAACTGAAATAACCGAGCCACACCATGAGGAGCAAACCACTATCGAAATGGACGAATTCGCATTCACAAAGCCAGATCTGGCAAAGTAA
- the LOC126805019 gene encoding protein PIN-LIKES 7 isoform X1, producing the protein MGFWTLFEVASMPILQVLIISLLGAYFSTEYCNLLPLGARRSLNKIVFVVFTPSLMFASVAETVTFEDIISWWFMVVNVALTFLFGSILGWLVVKLLKPKPYQEGLVIATCSSANLGNLLLILVPAICHEAGNPFGDHEVCSAVGLSYVSFSMALGGFFIWTYTYQLIRSSAVKFKALQEAETAATKSPNKDLDADGETHLLKGGDEEQGSIVVSSKSSDHPPAQIVPHEPDVSFTRRVLALCQQILHELLAPPTLAAIIGFVFGAIPWLKGLIIGDNAPLRVIQDSVTQLGNGTIPCITLILGGNLIQGLRASTIKIPVILGIIIVRYILLPVIGIWIVKGAGQLGFLPPDPLFKFVLMVQFTLPPAMNIGTITQLFDVAEAECSVIFLWTYLVCALALTVWSTVYMWILS; encoded by the exons ATGGGTTTCTGGACTCTGTTTGAGGTGGCATCCATGCCAATTCTGCAAGTTTTGATAATCAGTTTGTTGGGAGCCTACTTTTCTACAGAGTATTGCAATCTTCTTCCTTTAGGCGCTAGAAGATCCTTGAATAAG ATTGTGTTTGTGGTGTTTACGCCTTCCCTTATGTTTGCAAGTGTTGCTGAGACTGTCACATTTGAGGACATCATTTCATG GTGGTTCATGGTTGTCAATGTAGCACTTACATTTTTGTTTGGATCGATTCTTGGATGGTTGGTGGTAAAGCTACTGAAACCAAAGCCTTATCAGGAAGGCCTTGTAATTGCTACATGTTCATCAG caaacttgGGAAACCTTCTGCTTATACTCGTGCCTGCAATCTGTCATGAGGCTGGGAACCCCTTTGGCGATCATGAAGTTTGTAGCGCAGTTGGACTCTCGTATGTCTCGTTTTCCATGGCG CTTGGTGGTTTCTTCATTTGGACTTATACTTATCAGCTGATAAGATCCTCAGCTGTGAAATTTAAGGCACTTCAAGAAGCTGAAACTGCAGCAACGAAGAGTCCGAACAAGGACTTAGATGCTGATGGGGAAACTCACCTTCTCAAAGGAGGAGATGAAGAGCAGGGTTCTATTGTAGTCTCATCTAAATCGTCAGATCACCCCCCTGCT CAGATAGTACCTCATGAACCAGATGTATCATTCACCCGAAGAGTACTAGCATTGTGTCAACAGATATTACATGAGTTACTGGCACCACCAACTTTGGCTGCA ATCATTGGATTTGTCTTTGGGGCAATTCCATGGCTGAAAGGCTTGATAATTGGCGACAACGCCCCCCTCCGAGTGATCCAAGACTCAGTTACACAACTCGG GAATGGAACTATTCCTTGTATAACACTTATTCTTGGAGGAAATCTCATCCAAG GCTTAAGAGCATCGACAATCAAAATACCAGTCATCCTTGGTATCATCATTGTTCGATACATTCTACTTCCAGTAATCGGTATCTGGATTGTAAAAGGAGCAGGCCAACTAGGGTTTCTCCCACCAGACCCTTTGTTCAAGTTTGTGCTGATGGTGCAGTTCACATTGCCACCTGCCATGAACATTG GTACCATAACCCAGCTGTTTGACGTAGCCGAGGCAGAATGCTCGGTCATCTTCCTGTGGACATACTTGGTATGTGCATTAGCACTCACTGTGTGGTCTACAGTGTACATGTGGATCTTGTCTTGA
- the LOC126805019 gene encoding protein PIN-LIKES 7 isoform X2 yields MGFWTLFEVASMPILQVLIISLLGAYFSTEYCNLLPLGARRSLNKIVFVVFTPSLMFASVAETVTFEDIISWWFMVVNVALTFLFGSILGWLVVKLLKPKPYQEGLVIATCSSANLGNLLLILVPAICHEAGNPFGDHEVCSAVGLSYVSFSMALGGFFIWTYTYQLIRSSAVKFKALQEAETAATKSPNKDLDADGETHLLKGGDEEQGSIVVSSKSSDHPPAIVPHEPDVSFTRRVLALCQQILHELLAPPTLAAIIGFVFGAIPWLKGLIIGDNAPLRVIQDSVTQLGNGTIPCITLILGGNLIQGLRASTIKIPVILGIIIVRYILLPVIGIWIVKGAGQLGFLPPDPLFKFVLMVQFTLPPAMNIGTITQLFDVAEAECSVIFLWTYLVCALALTVWSTVYMWILS; encoded by the exons ATGGGTTTCTGGACTCTGTTTGAGGTGGCATCCATGCCAATTCTGCAAGTTTTGATAATCAGTTTGTTGGGAGCCTACTTTTCTACAGAGTATTGCAATCTTCTTCCTTTAGGCGCTAGAAGATCCTTGAATAAG ATTGTGTTTGTGGTGTTTACGCCTTCCCTTATGTTTGCAAGTGTTGCTGAGACTGTCACATTTGAGGACATCATTTCATG GTGGTTCATGGTTGTCAATGTAGCACTTACATTTTTGTTTGGATCGATTCTTGGATGGTTGGTGGTAAAGCTACTGAAACCAAAGCCTTATCAGGAAGGCCTTGTAATTGCTACATGTTCATCAG caaacttgGGAAACCTTCTGCTTATACTCGTGCCTGCAATCTGTCATGAGGCTGGGAACCCCTTTGGCGATCATGAAGTTTGTAGCGCAGTTGGACTCTCGTATGTCTCGTTTTCCATGGCG CTTGGTGGTTTCTTCATTTGGACTTATACTTATCAGCTGATAAGATCCTCAGCTGTGAAATTTAAGGCACTTCAAGAAGCTGAAACTGCAGCAACGAAGAGTCCGAACAAGGACTTAGATGCTGATGGGGAAACTCACCTTCTCAAAGGAGGAGATGAAGAGCAGGGTTCTATTGTAGTCTCATCTAAATCGTCAGATCACCCCCCTGCT ATAGTACCTCATGAACCAGATGTATCATTCACCCGAAGAGTACTAGCATTGTGTCAACAGATATTACATGAGTTACTGGCACCACCAACTTTGGCTGCA ATCATTGGATTTGTCTTTGGGGCAATTCCATGGCTGAAAGGCTTGATAATTGGCGACAACGCCCCCCTCCGAGTGATCCAAGACTCAGTTACACAACTCGG GAATGGAACTATTCCTTGTATAACACTTATTCTTGGAGGAAATCTCATCCAAG GCTTAAGAGCATCGACAATCAAAATACCAGTCATCCTTGGTATCATCATTGTTCGATACATTCTACTTCCAGTAATCGGTATCTGGATTGTAAAAGGAGCAGGCCAACTAGGGTTTCTCCCACCAGACCCTTTGTTCAAGTTTGTGCTGATGGTGCAGTTCACATTGCCACCTGCCATGAACATTG GTACCATAACCCAGCTGTTTGACGTAGCCGAGGCAGAATGCTCGGTCATCTTCCTGTGGACATACTTGGTATGTGCATTAGCACTCACTGTGTGGTCTACAGTGTACATGTGGATCTTGTCTTGA
- the LOC126785205 gene encoding uncharacterized protein LOC126785205, giving the protein MASQSEQEAVPPEKRPGIVFIGSPTVGKRTLISRLLGLELDDGSDSSPAQLAVHGWSINTKYYTADVSVWMAHLDEQFSIEKLPMYDQLAALIMVFDTTELSSLVALQKSVSRNDLQKFDVLLCIGNKVDLVPGHPVHVEYRRRLLKVGEPFADSQSDFAEYGISETEGSSLLGEDEPDWEARGSCLEWCTENNIEYIEACGSNAEFDKCLSVDGDSQGVERLFGALSAHMWPGMILKTGDKITEPSLPKREDSSEEESDYEFEYDVLSAGSAEPFDDTDKGWGWISANDVAGTSEMGSLDAHNNLVQENETSSANGEPHTSTTMTAFHGDINKELVMPNTEEPDRDRELDHGLEDEDAPFEIEDLEQLMSEIGNMRDSLRLMPDFQRREMAAKLAMKMASMFGGESDNEQES; this is encoded by the exons TGGTTCAGATTCTTCACCGGCTCAGTTGGCGGTTCATGG GTGGAGTATCAATACTAAGTACTATACAGCTGATGTGTCTGTGTGGATGGCTCATCTTGATGAGCAGTTTTCGATTGAGAAGTTACCAATGTATGATCAGCTGGCTGCTTTGATCATGGTGTTTGATACAACTGAG TTGTCATCTCTTGTTGCGCTTCAGAAATCGGTGTCGCGCAATGATCTTCAGAAATTCGATGTACTGTTGTGCATTGGGAATAAAGTTGACCTTGTGCCAGGTCACCCGGTGCATGTTGAGTATAGGAGACGTCTGCTGAAGGTTGGGGAGCCTTTTGCTGATTCTCAGTCGGATTTCGCCGAGTATGGGATCTCTGAAACTGAGGGGAGCAGTTTACTAGGGGAGGATGAACCAGATTGGGAGGCTAGGGGATCGTGTTTGGAATGGTGCACGGAGAATAACATTGAGTACATTGAAGCTTGTGGTTCGAATGCTGAGTTTGACAAAT GTCTTTCTGTTGATGGTGATTCACAAGGTGTTGAACGACTCTTTGGAGCTCTTTCCGCACATATGTGGCCTGGAATGATTCTGAAAACAGGCGATAAGATTACTGAACCATCATTACCCAAAAGAGAAG ATTCGTCGGAAGAAGAATCTGATTATGAATTCGAGTATGATGTCCTATCGGCGGGTTCAGCTGAACCTTTTGATGACACAGATAAAGGATGGGGATGGATTTCTGCAAATGATGTTGCTGGAACCTCAGAAATGGGAAGTCTGGATGCTCATAATAATCTTGTTCAAGAGAATGAAACCAGTAGTGCTAATGGGGAGCCTCATACCTCTACGACAATGACTGCATTCCATGGTGATATCAACAAGGAATTAGTGATGCCCAACACGGAAGAACCTGACCGGGATAGAGAACTTGACCATGGCCTAGAGGATGAGGATGCACCTTTTGAAATTGAGGATTTGGAACAGTTGATGTCTGAAATTGGGAACATGCGTGACAGCTTGAGATTGATGCCTGATTTtcaaagaagagaaatggCTGCAAAGCTGGCCATGAAAATGGCATCCATGTTTGGGGGTGAGAGTGATAATGAACAGGAAAGTTGA